Proteins encoded within one genomic window of Ranitomeya variabilis isolate aRanVar5 chromosome 4, aRanVar5.hap1, whole genome shotgun sequence:
- the LOC143765434 gene encoding uncharacterized protein LOC143765434: MSAQGTENESSQYSALGPSYEIKAAQESQEASLNVSTSDANHEAEDKPFSVNESAALISEVPVKQSTDHFTAPLLPEQVSDITISPPAPEVSKRQHHEESPPNIGVENVQNFSSKDSGSAAPTADVEDLNDFLIDGADAFHCDIEERASADLESMSYPPAFNPHIRGMIDKPYGCKFCTRRFSHRSSLYRHQKSHSGEKLYKCPDCNKSFTNSSNLSVHSRIHTGEKPYECNSCGKKFTRKFALDQHVKIHKQDKLYICSHCGKSYSDYFFLLKHQQMYIPDSIMK; encoded by the exons ATGTCTGCACAAGGAACAGAAAACGAATCGTCTCAGTATTCAGCGTTGGGTCCTTCATACGAAATCAAAGCAGCGCAGGAAAGCCAGGAGGCGTCCCTCAAC GTATCCACATCTGATGCCAATCATGAGGCGGAGGACAAACCTTTTAGTGTTAATGAATCAGCAGCTCTAATTTCAG AAGTACCTGTTAAACAGTCCACAGACCACTTCACCGCACCTTTACTTCCAGAACAAGTGTCCGACATCACCATTTCTCCACCAGCTCCAGAAGTATCCAAAAGACAACATCATGAGGAATCTCCTCCAAACATTGGTGTGGAGAATGTCCAGAATTTTTCCAGCAAAGACTCTGGCAGCGCAGCTCCTACTGCTGACGTAGAAGACTTGAATGATTTTCTTATAGATGGCGCAGATGCATTTCATTGTGATATTGAAGAGCGAGCTAGCGCTGATCTTGAAAGCATGTCTTACCCACCAGCATTCAACCCGCACATTAGGGGAATGATTGATAAGCCGTATGGGTGTAAGTTTTGTACCCGCAGGTTCTCCCACAGATCAAGCCTCTATCGACATCAGAAAAGTCACTCTGGAGAGAAGCTCTACAAATGTCCTGACTGTAACAAATCCTTCACTAACTCCTCAAATCTCAGCGTTCATTCCAGAATCCACACCGGGGAGAAACCGTATGAGTGCAACAGCTGCGGCAAGAAGTTTACACGCAAATTTGCGCTTGACCAGCACGTGAAAATCCACAAACAGGATAAGTTATATATATGCTCCCACTGTGGAAAGAGCTATTCAGACTATTTCTTTCTCTTGAAACATCAACAAATGTATATTCCCGACAGTATTATGAAATAA